Proteins encoded together in one Vigna angularis cultivar LongXiaoDou No.4 chromosome 5, ASM1680809v1, whole genome shotgun sequence window:
- the LOC108339373 gene encoding dof zinc finger protein DOF5.3-like: MAPNSVQREPRQYPLPGFPIRRPSSRLSHAIKHHTSPNTTRRQTPPSFSKTTRRQTPPSPSSLPSSSTNNVTLTSTTTTTTPTTTTTTPTSENQNLRCPRCDSSNTKFCYCNNYNLTQPRHFCKTCRRYWTKGGALRNVPIGDGCRKNKNIDVANSVAKAASTKMKAVAYESGSGADLEQIWTKLVTTGSSTTRQWLTTRR, from the exons ATGGCACCG AACTCGGTTCAAagggaaccgaggcagtatcctCTTCCTGGTTTCCCCATCAGACGACCGTCGTCTCGTCTTTCTCACGCTATCAAACACCACACGTCGCCAAACACCACACGCCGCCAAACACCACCGTCTTTCTCAAAGACCACCCGCCGCCAAACACCACCATCTCCCTCTTCTCTTCCTTCTTCCTCAACTAATAATGTTACCCTCACatccaccaccacaacaactactcctaccaccaccaccactactCCCACATCGGAAAATCAAAACCTCAGGTGCCCGCGATGCGATTCATCCAACACCAAGTTCTGCTACTGCAACAACTACAACCTCACTCAGCCCCGCCACTTTTGCAAGACATGCCGCCGCTACTGGACCAAAGGTGGCGCTCTCCGCAACGTTCCCATCGGTGACGGCTGCcggaaaaacaaaaatatcgaCGTGGCGAACTCAGTGGCAAAGGCAGCCTCAACCAAGATGAAAGCCGTTGCATATGAGAGTGGATCTGGAGCGGATCTGGAGCAGATCTGGACGAAGCTGGTGACGACAGGGAGCTCGACGACGAGGCAGTGGTTGACCACGCGACGGTGA
- the LOC108339374 gene encoding glycine-rich cell wall structural protein 1 encodes MVLSTHFHPKCLSLSLLLLCILLHFTVPTLVVGDQKLDKQIFPDGLGRRGGGGGGLGGGGGFGGGGGGGLGGGSGRGGGFGAGGGVGGGVGGGIGGGGGGGGGGGGGGGGLGGGSGHGGGFGAGGGVGGGIGGGAGGGGGGGGGGGGGGGGGGGLGGGSGHGGGFGGGVGVGGGVGGGIGGGGGGGSGGGGGVGGGSGHGGGFGVGGGVGGGGIGGGGGGGGGGGGGGGGGIGGGSGHGGGFGVGVGVGGGGGKH; translated from the coding sequence ATGGTTCTTTCTACTCATTTCCATCCAAAatgtctttctctctctcttcttcttctctgcattcttcttcacttcactGTTCCCACTCTTGTTGTTGGAGATCAGAAGCTTGACAAACAAATATTCCCAGATGGCTTGGGCCGTCGTGGTGGCGGAGGCGGTGGTCTTGGCGGCGGTGGCGGCTTTGGTGGCGGGGGAGGAGGTGGACTTGGAGGTGGGTCAGGTCGTGGTGGAGGTTTTGGAGCTGGAGGAGGTGTAGGTGGTGGTGTTGGGGGAGGCATCGGtggtggaggtggaggtggCGGAGGCGGTGGCGGAGGAGGAGGTGGATTGGGTGGGGGCTCCGGACACGGGGGAGGGTTTGGAGCAGGTGGTGGTGTTGGTGGAGGCATAGGTGGTGGAGCAGGTGGAGGTGGAGGGGGTGGAGGGGGTGGAGggggtggaggaggaggaggtggtggATTAGGTGGAGGTTCTGGACACGGGGGAGGATTTGGCGGTGGTGTTGGCGTAGGAGGTGGTGTTGGTGGAGGAATTGGAGGTGGTGGAGGAGGTGGTAGTGGTGGAGGTGGAGGAGTTGGTGGAGGTTCAGGTCATGGTGGTGGGTTTGGAGTAGGAGGTGGTGTAGGGGGTGGAGGAATTGGTGGAGGAGGGGGCGGAGGGGGAGGTGGcggtggaggaggtggaggtggCATAGGTGGAGGTTCGGGTCACGGTGGAGGGTTTGGTGTCGGTGTTGGTGTTGGAGGAGGAGGGGGTAAACATTAA
- the LOC108339376 gene encoding glycine-rich cell wall structural protein 1 codes for MVLSTHFHPKCLSLSLLFLCILLHFTVPTLVVGDQKLDKQIFPDGLGRRGLGGLGGGGGFGGGGGAGLGGGSGRGGGFGAGGGVGGGAGGGIGGGGGGGGGGGGGGGGLGGGSGHGGGFGAGGGVGGGGAGGAGGGGGGGGGGGGGGLGGGSGHGGGFGGGVGVGGGVGGGIGGGGGGGSGGGGGVGGGSGQGGGFGGGVGVGGGVGGGIGGGGGGGSGGGGGVGGGSGHGGGFGAGGGVGGGGIGGGGGGGRGGGGGIGIGIGIGVGVGVGGGKGGGSGVGVGGGGGGKH; via the coding sequence ATGGTTCTTTCTACTCACTTCCATCCAAAAtgcctttctctctctcttctttttctctgcattcttcttcacttcactGTTCCCACTCTTGTTGTTGGAGATCAGAAGCTTGACAAACAAATCTTCCCAGATGGTTTGGGCCGTCGTGGTCTTGGTGGTCTTGGCGGCGGTGGCGGCTTTGGTGGCGGGGGAGGAGCTGGACTTGGAGGTGGGTCAGGTCGTGGTGGAGGTTTTGGAGCTGGAGGAGGTGTAGGTGGCGGTGCTGGGGGAGGCATCGGtggtggaggtggaggtggCGGCGgcggtggtggaggaggaggtggATTGGGTGGTGGCTCCGGACACGGTGGAGGGTTTGGAGCAGGAGGTGGTGTTGGTGGAGGCGGAGCAGGTGGAGCtggaggtggaggtggagggggtggaggaggaggaggtggtggATTAGGTGGAGGTTCCGGACACGGGGGAGGATTTGGCGGTGGTGTTGGCGTAGGAGGTGGTGTCGGTGGGGGaattggtggtggtggaggaggtggTAGTGGTGGAGGTGGAGGAGTTGGTGGAGGTTCTGGACAAGGGGGAGGATTTGGCGGAGGTGTTGGTGTTGGAGGTGGTGTTGGTGGAGGAATTGGAGGTGGTGGAGGAGGTGGTAGTGGTGGAGGTGGAGGAGTTGGTGGAGGTTCAGGTCATGGTGGTGGGTTTGGAGCAGGAGGTGGTGTAGGGGGTGGAGGAATTGGGGGAGGCGGCGGTGGAGGaagaggtggtggtggagggattGGTATTGGAATTGGCATTGGAGTAGGAGTTGGGGTTGGAGGTGGTAAAGGTGGTGGTTCTGGTGTTGGTGTTGGAGGAGGTGGCGGTGGTAAACATTAA
- the LOC108339378 gene encoding protein OCTOPUS has product MKDHIDLDSSQAKQQKARDFKDLAGSFFSAASVFNKILQKWRQKQKAKKWRNGALPLEKSIGRQFRDTQSEIADYGFGRRSCDIDPRFSLDAGQFSLDEGQFSLDAKRMSFDDPRYSLEEPRASWDGYLLGRSNFSRMPTMLSVVEDAPVQHVMRTDMQILVEEQPVNDDEGVPDGNAQTKEYYSDSSSRRKKSLDRSNSVRKSVSLEVDELTNNGSGGVNGNENLNVNANAKVAPSGVDYVEGVRMGFNEREFGSNSMRE; this is encoded by the coding sequence ATGAAGGACCACATCGACCTTGACTCATCACAAGCGAAGCAGCAAAAAGCGCGTGACTTCAAGGACCTCGCAGGAAGCTTCTTCTCCGCGGCATCGGTTTTCAACAAGATATTGCAGAAGTGGCGGCAGAAGCAGAAAGCGAAGAAGTGGAGGAACGGTGCTCTTCCGTTGGAGAAGTCGATCGGGCGGCAGTTCCGGGACACACAGTCGGAGATCGCCGACTACGGCTTTGGGCGGCGGTCTTGCGATATCGATCCAAGGTTCTCGCTGGACGCAGGGCAATTCTCCCTAGACGAGGGGCAGTTCTCGCTTGACGCCAAGAGGATGTCGTTCGACGACCCTCGGTACTCGTTGGAGGAGCCACGGGCGTCGTGGGACGGTTATTTGCTCGGACGGAGCAATTTTTCGAGGATGCCGACGATGTTGTCAGTGGTGGAAGACGCGCCGGTGCAGCATGTGATGAGGACTGATATGCAGATTCTTGTGGAGGAGCAGCCGGTGAATGACGATGAGGGCGTTCCTGATGGGAATGCACAGACTAAAGAGTACTACTCTGATTCGAGTTCTAGAAGGAAGAAGAGTCTTGATAGGTCTAATTCGGTTAGGAAGAGTGTTAGTTTGGAGGTGGATGAGTTGACTAACAATGGAAGCGGTGGTGTGAATGGGAATGAGAATTTGAATGTGAATGCGAATGCTAAGGTGGCTCCTTCTGGAGTGGATTATGTGGAGGGTGTGAGAATGGGGTTTAATGAAAGGGAATTCGGGTCGAATTCAATGCGGGAATAA